The following are encoded in a window of Sebastes umbrosus isolate fSebUmb1 chromosome 7, fSebUmb1.pri, whole genome shotgun sequence genomic DNA:
- the LOC119491757 gene encoding extracellular calcium-sensing receptor-like — protein MHKPGDVVLGGLFEVHYTSVFPELTFTSEPKQLSCQGFDPPGFRHAMTMAFAINEINKNSNLLPNVTLGYSLYDNCATLVIGFSAALLLASGREEQFLLQENCLGTPPVLGIVGDSISTSSIATSDVLGLFKLPIVSYFATCSCLSDRQRFPSFFRTIPSDAFQVRAMIQILKHFRWTWVGLLVSDDDYGLHVARSFQSDLTQSGGGCLSYSEILPWGEKTAELKRIVDVMKESTARVVIVFAHRIHMIQLMEEVVRQNVTGLQWMASEAWTAAPVLQTPRLMPYLGGTLGIAIRRGEISGFRDFLLRICPDLHDNNYGHSMVRQFWEYIFQCRFAPPPAGWVEAGGDLCTGHEDLESVETEFLDVSNLRPEYNIYKAVYALAYALDDMLQCQPGRGPFSGHSCATLQTLEPWQLMYYLENVNFTTPFGDEVSFDENGDALPIYDIMNWLWLPDGRTKVQSVGVVKKSASKVEELTLDEDKIFWNFDIKQPPLSVCSDSCLPGTRMARKKGQPVCCFNCVPCSEGKFSNDTDSMECTSCPEDFWSSPQRDHCVPKKTEFLSYHELLGICLTTTSLLGTFISALVLGVFIYHRSTPMVRANNSELSFLLLMSLKLCFLCSLLFIGRPKLWTCQLRHAAFGISFVLSVSCILVKTMVVLAVFKASKPGGGGSLKWFGAVQQRGTVIVLTSIQAAICTAWLVSASPAPHKNTQYYNDKIVYECVVGSTVGFAVLLGYIGLLAILSFLLAFLARNLPDNFNEAKLITFSMLIFCAVWVAFVPAYVNSPGKYADAVEVFAILASSFGLLVALFGPKCYIILLRPERNTKKAIMGRETMKT, from the exons ATGCACAAACCTGGTGATGTGGTTCTTGGTGGGCTGTTTGAGGTCCACTACACTTCTGTCTTCCCTGAGCTGACATTCACCTCAGAACCAAAACAGCTCAGCTGCCAAGG TTTTGACCCTCCAGGGTTCAGGCATGCCATGACCATGGCCTTTGCTATTAATGAGATCAACAAAAACTCCAACCTGCTACCTAATGTGACTCTGGGATACAGCCTGTATGACAACTGTGCCACTCTTGTAATTGGATTCAGTGCTGCATTGTTATTGGCCAGTGGTCGAGAGGAGCAGTTTCTGCTCCAGGAGAACTGTTTGGGGACCCCTCCAGTCCTCGGGATTGTGGGTGATTCCATCTCAACATCTTCTATCGCCACCTCTGATGTGCTAGGTTTATTCAAATTGCCCATT GTGAGTTACTTTGCCACATGCTCCTGCCTCAGTGATAGGCAAAGGTTTCCATCCTTCTTCAGAACAATCCCAAGTGATGCTTTCCAG GTGCGTGCTATGATTCAGATTTTAAAACACTTTCGCTGGACATGGGTAGGTCTGCTGGTCAGTGATGATGACTATGGACTCCATGTTGCCCGATCCTTTCAGTCAGACTTGACTCAGTCTGGTGGAGGTTGTCTGTCCTACTCAGAGATTTTGCCCTGGGGTGAAAAAACAGCTGAACTCAAAAGGATTGTGGATGTGATGAAAGAATCAACAGCTCGTGTGGTCATTGTGTTCGCACATCGGATCCACATGATTCAACTCATGGAAGAg GTGGTGAGGCAGAATGTGACAGGCCTTCAGTGGATGGCCAGTGAAGCCTGGACTGCAGCTCCTGTGCTCCAAACCCCCCGCCTCATGCCGTACCTGGGTGGTACACTGGGCATTGCCATCCGCCGAGGGGAAATATCAGGGTTCAGGGATTTTCTGTTAAGAATATGTCCCGACCTACATGACAATAATTATGGACATAGCATG gTGAGGCAGTTTTGGGAATACATATTTCAGTGTAGATTTGCACCACCTCCAGCTGGTTGGGTTGAAGCTGGTGGAGATCTATGTACAGGACACGAAGATCTAGAGAGTGTGGAGACTGAGTTTCTGGATGTGTCTAATCTGAGGCCTGAGTACAATATTTACAAGGCTGTGTATGCTCTGGCGTATGCCCTTGATGACATGTTGCAGTGCCAGCCAGGGAGAGGGCCTTTCAGCGGACACAGCTGTGCCACTTTGCAAACACTGGAGCCATGGCAG CTTATGTATTACTTGGAAAATGTCAACTTTACCACACCATTTGGTGATGAAGTGTCATTTGATGAGAATGGTGATGCCTTACCAATATATGATATCATGAACTGGCTTTGGCTCCCTGATGGAAGAACAAAAGTTCAGAGTGTGGGGGTTGTTAAGAAGTCGGCCTCGAAAGTTGAAGAACTCACACTTGATGAAGACAAAATCTTCTGGAACTTTGACATCAAACAG CCACCCCTGTCAGTATGCAGTGACAGCTGTCTTCCAGGTACCCGCATGGCCAGAAAAAAGGGGCAACCTGTTTGCTGTTTCAACTGTGTCCCTTGTTCTGAGGGCAAGTTCAGCAATGACACAG ACTCCATGGAGTGCACCAGTTGTCCAGAGGACTTCTGGTCCAGCCCCCAGCGTGACCACTGTGTTCCTAAGAAAACAGAGTTCCTTTCCTATCATGAGCTTCTAGGTATCTGTTTGACAACCACCTCATTGCTGGGCACATTTATCTCTGCTCTTGTCCTGGGAGTCTTCATCTATCATCGCAGTACACCCATGGTCCGCGCCAACAATTCAGAGCTGAGTTTCTTGCTCTTGATGTCACTTAAATTATGTTTTCTCTGCTCACTGTTGTTCATTGGCCGTCCAAAGCTGTGGACATGCCAGCTGAGACATGCAGCATTTGGGATCAGCTTTGTGCTTTCTGTCTCATGTATTCTGGTGAAAACCATGGTGGTTCTGGCTGTATTCAAGGCCTCCAAGCCAGGAGGTGGAGGCAGTCTCAAGTGGTTTGGTGCTGTGCAGCAGAGGGGAACAGTTATAGTTCTGACTTCTATTCAGGCAGCAATCTGCACTGCTTGGCTTGTCTCTGCTTCACCAGCTCCTCATAAAAACACGCAATACTACAATGACAAGATAGTTTATGAGTGTGTAGTCGGGTCCACAGTTGGTTTTGCAGTGTTACTGGGCTATATTGGCTTACTGGCTATTCTCAGCTTCCTGTTAGCATTTCTGGCGAGGAATCTTCCAGACAACTTCAATGAGGCCAAGCTCATCACTTTCAGCATGCTGATCTTCTGTGCTGTGTGGGTAGCTTTTGTCCCTGCTTATGTCAACTCGCCGGGAAAATATGCCGATGCAGTGGAGGTATTTGCCATCCTGGCCTCCAGTTTTGGTCTTTTGGTGGCACTTTTTGGACCCAAATGTTACATTATCCTGCTGAGACCAGAGAGGAACACAAAGAAAGCAATCATGGGTCGAGAAACTATGAAGACATAA
- the LOC119491578 gene encoding extracellular calcium-sensing receptor-like produces MHQPGDVVLGGLFEVHYTSVFPKLTFTSEPKQLSCQGFDPPGFRHAMTMAFAINEINKNSNLLPNVTLGYSLYDNCATLVIGFSAALLLASGREEQFLLQENCLGTPPVLGIVGDSISTFSIATSDVLGLFKLPIVSYFATCSCLSDKRRFPSFFRTIPSDAFQVRAMIQILKRFGWTWAGLLVSDDDYGLHVAQSFQSDLTQSGGGCLAYSEILPWGENPSELKRIVEVMKKSTARVVIVFAHRIHMIQLMEEVVRQNVTGLQWMASEAWTATAVLQTPRLMPYLGGTLGIAIRRGEISGLRDFLLRIRPDLHDDNYGHSLVRQFWEYTFQCRFAPPPAGWVEAGGDLCSGHEDLESVETEFLDVSNLRPEYNIYKAVYALAYALDDMLHCQPRRGPFSGHSCSTLQTMEPWQLMFYLEKVNFTTQFGDQVSFDENGDALPIYDIMNWLWLPDGRTKVQNVGVVKKSASKGEELILDEDKIFWNFDSKQSPLSVCSESCPPGTRMARKKGQPVCCFDCVPCSEGKFSNDTDSMECTSCPEDFWSSPQRDHCVPKKTEFLSYEEILGICLTATSLLGTFICAVVLGIFTCHRSTPMVRANNSELSFLLLVSLTLCFLCSLLFIGRPRLWTCQLRHAAFGISFVLSVSCILVKTMVVLAVFKASKPGGGASLKWFGAVQQRGTVMVLTSIQAAICTAWLVSASPAPHKNTQYYNDKIVYECVVGSTVGFAVLLGYIGLLAILSFLLAFLARNLPDNFNEANLITFSMLIFCAVWVAFVPAYVNSPGKYADAVEVFAILASSFGLLVALFGPKCFIILLRPEKNTKKAIMGRGTTKT; encoded by the exons ATGCACCAGCCTGGTGATGTGGTTCTGGGTGGGCTGTTTGAGGTCCACTACACTTCTGTCTTCCCTAAGCTGACATTCACCTCAGAACCAAAACAGCTCAGCTGCCAAGG CTTTGATCCTCCGGGTTTCAGGCATGCCATGACCATGGCCTTTGCTATTAATGAGATCAACAAAAACTCCAACCTGCTACCTAATGTGACTCTGGGATACAGCCTGTATGACAACTGTGCCACTCTTGTAATTGGATTCAGTGCTGCATTGCTATTGGCCAGTGGTCGAGAGGAGCAGTTTCTGCTCCAGGAGAACTGTTTGGGGACCCCCCCAGTCCTCGGGATTGTGGGAGATTCAATCTCAACATTTTCTATCGCCACCTCTGATGTGCTAGGTTTATTCAAATTGCCCATT GTGAGTTATTTTGCCACATGCTCCTGCCTCAGTGATAAGCGAAGGTTTCCATCTTTCTTCAGAACAATCCCAAGTGATGCTTTCCAG GTGCGTGCTATGATTCAGATTCTAAAACGCTTTGGCTGGACATGGGCAGGTCTGCTGGTCAGTGATGATGACTATGGACTCCATGTTGCCCAATCCTTTCAATCAGACTTGACTCAGTCTGGTGGAGGTTGTCTGGCCTACTCAGAGATTTTGCCCTGGGGTGAAAACCCATCTGAACTAAAGAGGATTGTGGAAGTGATGAAGAAATCAACAGCTCGCGTGGTCATTGTGTTCGCACACCGGATCCACATGATTCAACTCATGGAAGAg GTGGTGAGGCAGAATGTGACAGGCCTTCAGTGGATGGCCAGTGAAGCCTGGACAGCAACTGCAGTACTCCAGACCCCCCGCCTCATGCCGTACCTGGGTGGTACACTGGGCATTGCCATCCGTCGAGGAGAAATATCAGGGCTCAGGGATTTTCTATTAAGAATACGTCCTGACCTACATGATGATAATTATGGGCATAGCCTG gTGAGGCAGTTTTGGGAATACACATTTCAATGTAGATTTGCACCACCTCCAGCTGGTTGGGTGGAGGCTGGTGGAGATCTATGCTCTGGACACGAAGATCTAGAGAGTGTGGAGACTGAGTTTCTGGATGTGTCTAATCTGAGGCCTGAGTACAATATTTACAAGGCTGTGTATGCTCTGGCATATGCCCTTGATGACATGCTGCATTGCCAGCCAAGGAGAGGGCCTTTTAGCGGACACAGCTGTTCCACTTTGCAAACAATGGAGCCATGGCAG CTCATGTTTTACTTGGAAAAGGTCAACTTCACCACACAATTTGGTGATCAAGTGTCATTTGATGAGAATGGGGATGCCTTGCCAATATATGATATCATGAACTGGCTGTGGCTCCCTGATGGAAGAACAAAAGTTCAGAATGTGGGGGTTGTTAAGAAATCGGCATCCAAAGGTGAAGAACTCATACTTGATGAAGACAAAATCTTTTGGAACTTTGACTCCAAACAG TCACCCCTGTCAGTGTGCAGTGAGAGCTGTCCTCCAGGTACCCGCATGGCTAGAAAAAAGGGGCAGCCTGTTTGCTGTTTCGACTGTGTCCCTTGTTCAGAGGGAAAGTTCAGCAATGACACAG ACTCCATGGAGTGCACCAGTTGTCCAGAGGACTTCTGGTCCAGCCCGCAGCGTGACCACTGTGTTCCTAAGAAAACAGAGTTCCTCTCCTATGAAGAGATTCTAGGTATCTGTTTGACAGCCACCTCATTACTGGGCACATTTATCTGTGCTGTTGTCCTGGGCATCTTCACATGTCATCGCAGTACACCCATGGTCCGCGCCAACAATTCAGAGCTGAGTTTTCTGCTCTTGGTGTCACTTACATTATGTTTCCTCTGCTCACTGTTGTTCATTGGCCGTCCCAGGCTGTGGACTTGCCAACTGAGACATGCAGCATTTGGGATCAGCTTTGTGCTTTCTGTCTCATGTATTCTGGTGAAAACCATGGTGGTTCTGGCTGTGTTCAAGGCCTCCAAGCCAGGAGGTGGAGCCAGTCTCAAGTGGTTTGGTGCTGTGCAGCAGAGGGGGACTGTTATGGTTCTTACTTCTATCCAGGCAGCAATCTGCACTGCTTGGCTTGTCTCTGCTTCACCAGCTCctcataaaaacactcaatacTACAATGATAAGATAGTTTATGAGTGTGTAGTCGGGTCCACAGTTGGTTTTGCAGTGTTACTGGGTTACATTGGCTTACTGGCTATCCTCAGCTTCCTGTTAGCATTTCTGGCGAGGAATCTTCCAGACAACTTCAATGAGGCCAACCTCATCACTTTCAGCATGCTGATCTTCTGTGCTGTGTGGGTGGCCTTTGTCCCCGCTTATGTCAACTCTCCGGGCAAATATGCAGATGCAGTGGAGGTATTCGCCATCCTTGCCTCGAGTTTTGGCCTCTTGGTGGCACTGTTTGGACCCAAATGTTTCATAATCCTGCTGCGACCAGAGAAGAACACAAAGAAAGCAATCATGGGTCGAGGAACCACCAAGACATAA
- the LOC119491564 gene encoding extracellular calcium-sensing receptor-like: MDGDYVIGGVFSIHYDMHTVKHNYTTMPEPLRCTGSIDSRELRFSRAMVFAIEEINNSTELLPGIKLGYQIYDSCASVPVAVHVAFQLSSGLDPVFYPGDNCSQSGMVMAIVGESGSTPSISMLRIIGPFNIPQVSHFATCACLSDKQQYPSFFRTIPSDQFQADALAKLVKHFGWTWIGAVRSDSDYGNNGMASFLDAAHKEGICVEYSESFYRTHPRNKIQRVADVIRRSTATVVVAFTSPGDMRILLEELSLEPSPPRQWIGSEAWVTDPDMLRFSFCAGAIGFGIEQSVIPGLRDFLLDLSPPKVAASLVFTEFWEDAFNCRLGTSTATDKSVCDGTEDIETIQSPYTDTSQLRITNMVYKAVYAIAHAIHNAVCQETNSITQCDKFARIESKKVLTQLKKVHFSQNGYNVSFDAKGDPVATYELINWQKSQSGSIELVTVGHYDASLPVGQEFRINRNLTWVEGGTQVPVSVCTDSCPPGTRKVLQKGKPICCYDCILCPEGDISNATDSPDCFPCPKEFWPNAERDTCLPKPVEFLSFNEVLGIILAAFSVGGACLAIITAAVFYHHRTSPIVRANNSELSFLLLFSLTLCFLCSLTFIGAPSEWSCMLRHTAFGITFVLCMSCVLGKTIVVLMAFKATLGSNVMKWFGPPQQRMTVVSFTFIQVLICTIWLVLSPPFPMKNLTTYKERIILECALGSAIGFWAVLGYIGLLAVFCFVLAVLARKLPDNFNEAKLITFSMLIFCAVWITFIPAYISSPGKFTVAVEIFAILASSFGLILCIFAPKCFIILFKPEKNTKKHLMNKNQF; the protein is encoded by the exons ATGGATGGTGACTACGTTATTGGTGGTGTTTTCTCCATACACTACGACATGCACACAGTGAAGCACAACTACACTACCATGCCTGAGCCATTAAGGTGCACAGGGAG CATTGACTCCCGTGAACTACGCTTCTCACGTGCAATGGTCTTCGCCATCGAGGAGATTAACAACAGCACCGAGCTGCTGCCGGGCATTAAGCTCGGTTATCAGATCTACGACTCGTGCGCCTCGGTGCCTGTGGCGGTGCACGTGGCATTCCAGCTTTCGAGCGGCCTGGACCCGGTGTTTTACCCCGGCGACAACTGCTCGCAATCTGGTATGGTGATGGCTATCGTTGGTGAGTCTGGGTCCACGCCATCCATAAGCATGTTGCGCATCATCGGGCCCTTTAACATCCCTCAA GTGAGCCACTTTGCCACTTGTGCATGCCTGTCCGATAAGCAGCAGTACCCGAGTTTCTTCAGAACAATCCCCAGTGACCAGTTCCAGGCTGACGCGTTGGCCAAGCTGGTAAAACACTTTGGCTGGACTTGGATAGGTGCTGTCCGGTCGGATTCGGACTATGGCAACAATGGCATGGCTTCTTTCCTGGACGCAGCACACAAAGAAGGGATCTGTGTGGAGTACTCTGAATCTTTCTATCGGACCCACCCACGTAACAAGATCCAGAGGGTAGCTGACGTTATCCGCAG GTCAACTGCTACGGTCGTTGTGGCGTTTACATCACCTGGAGACATGAGGATTCTGCTGGAGGAGCTGTCACTCGAGCCTTCTCCACCTCGTCAGTGGATAGGCAGTGAGGCCTGGGTAACCGACCCAGACATGTTGAGGTTCAGCTTCTGTGCTGGAGCCATCGGATTTGGCATTGAGCAATCTGTCATCCCAGGTCTGAGAGACTTCCTGCTGGATCTCTCTCCCCCTAAAGTGGCTGCCTCTCTGGTGTTTACTGAGTTCTGGGAGGATGCATTCAACTGCAGGCTGGGAACAA gcACTGCCAcagacaagagtgtgtgtgatggaacTGAAGACATAGAGACGATCCAGAGCCCGTACACAGACACATCTCAGCTCAGAATCACTAACATGGTGTACAAGGCTGTGTATGCAATAGCACATGCCATTCATAATGCAGTGTGTCAGGAAACAAATTCTATAACTCAGTGTGACAAATTCGCCAGGATAGAGTCGAAAAAG GTTCTTACTCAGTTGAAGAAagtacatttttcccaaaatggTTATAATGTGTCATTTGATGCCAAAGGAGATCCTGTGGCCACATACGAGCTGATTAACTGGCAAAAAAGTCAGAGTGGCAGCATTGAGTTGGTGACAGTAGGGCACTACGATGCATCACTGCCGGTGGGCCAGGAGTTCCGTATCAACAGGAACCTCACCTGGGTGGAGGGTGGCACACAA GTGCCTGTGTCAGTGTGCACTGACAGCTGTCCTCCAGGAACTCGTAAAGTGCTGCAGAAAGGAAAACCCATCTGCTGTTATGACTGTATACTGTGTCCTGAAGGAGATATTAGCAATGCTACag attcccCTGATTGTTTCCCTTGCCCCAAGGAGTTCTGGCCTaatgcagagagagacacatgtCTCCCCAAGCCTGTAGAGTTTCTTTCCTTCAACGAGGTCCTTGGAATCATCTTGGCTGCATTCTCAGTCGGAGGCGCCTGTCTTGCCATTATAACAGCGGCTGTGTTTTATCATCACAGGACATCCCCGATTGTCAGGGCCAACAACTCTGAGCTGAGCTTCCTGCTGCTTTTCTCACTGACTCTATGTTTCTTATGTTCATTAACTTTCATTGGAGCACCCTCTGAGTGGTCCTGCATGCTGCGCCACACAGCGTTCGGGATCACCTTTGTCCTCTGTATGTCTTGTGTTCTCGGAAAAACAATAGTAGTGTTAATGGCCTTCAAAGCTACACTAGGTAGTAATGTCATGAAATGGTTTGGTCCTCCGCAGCAAAGAATGACTGTAGTGTCTTTCACGTTCATTCAAGTTTTAATATGTACTATTTGGTTGGTTCTTAGTCCCCCTTTTCCAATGAAAAACCTAACCACATACAAGGAGAGAATCATCCTGGAGTGTGCATTAGGCTCAGCTATTGGGTTCTGGGCTGTGCTAGGGTACATTGGCCTACTGGCTGTCTTTTGCTTTGTGTTAGCTGTCCTAGCCCGGAAACTACCTGACAATTTTAATGAAGCCAAGCTGATCACCTTCAGCATGCTGATATTCTGTGCAGTCTGGATCACCTTTATCCCAGCGTATATCAGCTCTCCAGGGAAATTCACTGTGGCTGTGGAGATATTTGCCATTCTGGCCTCCAGTTTTGGTCTAATACTGTGTATATTTGCTCCAAAGtgtttcatcattttgtttAAGCCAGAGAAGAACACCAAGAAACATTTAATGAacaaaaatcaattctaa